A portion of the Lampris incognitus isolate fLamInc1 chromosome 9, fLamInc1.hap2, whole genome shotgun sequence genome contains these proteins:
- the LOC130117931 gene encoding serum amyloid P-component-like — protein sequence MKILVFLVMLTVCAATPQDLSGKMFIFPEETNTAQVKIETSTENFSAVTICLRAFTDLARNHALFSLSTPSSANDFLIFKRTVADEIQLHIKNTFQNVRGLEYKPNTWHAVCATWDAVSGLGQLWLDGKSSVKRFFSSESNIMGTTVITLGQEQDNHGGGFDSKQSFVGMLADVNLWNYVLSPCEIHDYTDGLNFTPGNVVNWRALEFEIIGRVLLENKQVNCD from the exons ATGAAGATCCTTGTATTCCTGGTGATGCTGACGGTGTGTGCGGCGACGCCTCAAG ACCTTTCAGGTAAAATGTTCATCTTCCCAGAAGAGACCAATACAGCCCAAGTAAAGATAGAAACATCAACAGAGAATTTCAGTGCGGTCACCATCTGTCTCAG GGCCTTCACAGACCTCGCCAGAAACCACGCCTTGTTTTCTCTGTCAACGCCCTCCAGTGCCAATGATTTTTTGATTTTCAAGAGGACCGTCGCTGATGAGATCCAGCTACACATCAAAAACACCTTTCAGAACGTGAGAGGGCTGGAATACAAGCCGAACACCTGGCATGCTGTCTGTGCCACTTGGGATGCTGTTTCTGGGCTGGGACAACTGTGGCTGGATGGGAAGTCCAGTGTTAAGAGGTTCTTCAGCTCAGAATCCAATATCATGGGAACCACAGTCATCACATTAGGACAG GAGCAGGACAACCACGGTGGGGGATTTGATAGCAAACAGTCCTTTGTTGGCATGCTCGCCGATGTTAACCTGTGGAACTACGTTCTCTCACCATGCGAGATCCACGACTATACAGATGGCCTCAACTTCACCCCAGGAAACGTGGTCAATTGGCGGGCGCTGGAATTTGAGATTATAGGAAGGGTGCTGCTTGAAAATAAGCAAGTTAACTGTGACTGA